The DNA region GGCCTGCATTTTTCAGAATGCCCCATACAATCCGGGTGCCCCATTCTTAGACGCAAAGCGGCTAAGGGCGGGATAAACAAATTCACCAAGCAACCCTGGCTCAAGAACACACCATCACGAAACCATCAAACCGCGCTCATCACGCTCTCCCTCTCCTCCTCACGCTCTCCCTGCATCGCATACCGCTCCAGCAACAGCACTGCGGCAACCGCCGTGAATCCCGAAAGCTCTCCATAGATGCGCGTCTCCACCAGGATCCCCTTCACAAACATGATGGCGAACCACACCGGCATCACCAACAGATAGTTCGCAAACCTTGCCGGCGCAATCTTCTTCCGGCACACCAGCACCACCGGCAGAACGTAGCCGCAGATGTTCAGTACTGCCGGCCAGTGCTTGGGCATCAGCTTCTCCAGGTTGTCGCGCACGTGGATGGCGTCCTCCGCGTTGTTGTTCGCCGCGAAGATATGGTGCAACGCGATCCTGATCGTCAGCCACACCGCCGTAAGCATCGCCACCCGGACCCACGGCATCATCCGCAGATCGAGCCGCCGCCACAGCGCGCGCGACAAGCTCGTATCTCGCGAGCAGCTGTCGATCATGTAGATCACAATCAGAAACAGCGTCGTCTCGCGGTTCACTGTTCCGATCAGCACCGTAAGGAACAGCGGCCAATACTGCCGCGTGTAGATGTAGTACACCCCCGCCGTAAAAAACATCAGGCTCAGCACATCGTACGGATAGAAGAAGGGCTGCTGCACGATCACCACGTAGCTCCACAGCGTGACATACAGAAACGCCGGGTACACCGCGAACCACAATTTGCGCGATGGAGAGAGCGCGTCATACAGCTTCATCACAAAGAAGCCCGCAATACAAAGCGCAAAGAAACAAACCACAAAATAAGCTCCGCGCTGTATGGGAAGAAACAGCCCGCGCAGGTGCTCAAACACTGCCGTGATCGCCCTGCTGTGCACCAGCGGATACAGCAGCGCCACCGGCAGCACCCTCTCCTGAAAAGGGTTTCTCTCCGCCCCCCTCATGTAGTCCCAGAACCTGAGATAAGGGTGCGTCGATACAAGATAGAAGCTGGCCAACTGCATCGTTGCCAGCACATAAAGAACGTGAGCAAGGATCTGCGCACGCGATATCGCTCCAATTCGCATTCGCCATTCCAGAATGAAATTTTCGTTCTCTTGAAAGATGGCTAACGCGCGAAAGACTTTCTCGTACTGCGCCCACCCCGGGAAAATCACTTCACACTCTTTGATGCACTTCAGCAGCCACAGTAAAGCTGCTTACAGCAATCCGCACCAATTTGCTGTAAGCATCTGATTTTTAGCGCGCACGATTTCTGTTGCTGGCGCGCAACATTCCACGCACAAAGAAATTCCTGCCCACAACCCCGCCATTCTTTCCGTGTCTTTTTACACTCCTCCAGAAATACGGGTGCCCCTACATGACACAGCCTCAACGCAGCATGTGTATGGGAACATTCGCAACGCAGCATGTATGGAAACATTCGCGCGAACTGCTTCTAGGTACGCCAAGCCTTCAGGCCTGGCTCTCTCCAGCCCGCTTTTAGATAAAGGGGGCTTTAGCCCCTGGGGTGTGCTTCCCTGCACGCAACATCTCCATACCAACCGGGTACCATCACACAAGCATCTCCATTCATGGAGCACCGATGACCCTCCCCCGCGCCCTGGCCCTTCTCCTCTTCGCCGCAACGCTTGCACCCGCGCAGACACTCGAGCGCCACCCCGATCCGCAGCCGCAAGCGCCCACGACGAACACCCCCACCGGCCGCTGGATCTCCGAGCACACCTCCGCCGGCGGCATCGGCACCTGGTGGGACTTCCGCCCCGACGGCACGCTCACCATGTACATCGGCGCCGCCGTTACCGCGCCCATCTCCCACACCGCCGACACCGTCGTCGTCCCCGGCTCCGGCGGCAACCGGCTCGCGCTCGACTACCGGATTACCGGCAACATCCTCAACCTCAAGCGCGCAGGCGACCCCGACACCCTCTTCACCCGCGTCGGTCCCGCACCCAACCCGTCCGACCCCCTACTCGGCCGCTGGCGTCCCAACCCGCCCGCCACCTACAGCTCCGACCCCAAACTCGCCGCGCGCCAGAAGGCCATGACCTCCGGCGTCTACGTCTTCGCGCCCAACAACACCCAGACCGTCCGCATCCCCTTCGTCTCGCGCACCGGCACCTGGGACCGCGCCGCCCACACCCTCCAGCTCGAAGGCGACACGCACACCTACTCCTTCAACCGCACCGCCCAGGGACTCGTCCTCGGCCAGCCCCCCGACAACACCAAAACCGGAACCTACATCCCCGACCCCCTCTTCCCGCAGTAGGCCTCCCACACGCCCCGGGTACGCCCCCTCACGCACCCCCGAATCTGTCATCCTGAGCAAAGCGGCGTAGCCGCGCAGTCGAAGGACCTGCATTTTTGCAGGATGCCCGTGTGCTGTGTGCCCCATCCTTCGCGGCAGTATCGCGAAGGGTGGGAGGAACACGACCGCGCCGGGTGCTCCATACATGCGCCCATCGTCTGCGCTGCCCGTGCCGGCTCAGTTGACGTCCTTAGAGGGCCCACAGAGGGGCCCACGACCCGGCAAACCCCGGGGCTGTGAAAATCCCGGCCTCTTGGGGTATAATCAGAAATTGCTGCAATAGCTAAAAGTTCCGGCAGGAAGAGTTGCGCATAGCCGCCCCTGCCCATCAGGAGTCAGTTCCATGCCGAAGCGTACCTTTCAACCCAACCGTCGCCGCCGCTCCAAGACCCACGGCTTTCTCAGCCGCATGAAGACCAAGGCTGGCGCCGCCGTTCTCAGCCGTCGCCGCGCCAAGGGCCGTCACAAGATCGCCGTCAGCGCCGGTTACCGCGACTAGTTTCCCCTTGCCTGGAAGGGCGCCCATTCCGGTGCCCTCGGCAAAGCCTGCAAAGCTAAAAATTCCCCGAACGCATAGCAGACGTGTTTATCGGCACTTATGCCGGAAACGCCTCCCCTGCGCCCCATCTCCCTGTTAAAAACAGGGCAACCTGCCCCCGCGCCTGATCCTCCTATTGAATACCGGCACCGCGAAAGCGAACGAAGTGCCCTGCCGGCAAACGCAGGAGATGCAGCAATGAATCAGCCCACACAGCAGAAACCCAACCAGGGGATGCAGGACAAGGACAAGCAGAAGAGTCAATCTGGTCAGCACGTCCAGCAGGGTAACCGCCCCGGCCAGGGCGGCTATCAGTCCCCCGGCCAAGGCAGTCATCCCGGACAATCGGCTCCCCCCGATAAGAGATAGGACCCTGAAGCAGAAACAAGTCACAGCGTAACGCAGACGGCCCAAGGCACCCGTCAGAAAGCCCGCCATTTGAAGTGGCGGGCTTCTTCTTTTTAGAGCATTTTCCGTATAGGTGTAGCTCTTGCTTTCAGGGCCGAAGGCCCGCCAACATACCAGCCTGGGCTGAAGGCCCAGGTTTACAATCCCACAAATGAAGCGTTGAAGGCGCGACGCATACGTTCTCGGAGATGAGCTACACCTCCAGAGAAAATTCTCGAGCCGCCCGTTTTCCGAAACGACACAGCCTCGGCAAACCAAGGCCACTGATAGGCTTGTGTTTGACGTCGGCGGGCCTGGAGTCAGGCGAGCTTCGAGACAAAGGACCCCGACCGCACAAAGGGCCACACTGCCCCAAAAGCACCATGTTGCGTTCGCACTGAAGGAATATGCGCCTCAATGGAAATAACCTACCGCGGTTTGTGGACACTGATTCATGGCATGGGCTTCGGGCTGCTCTTTCTCCTGGGCTGCTCCGCGGCCATCATGGAGTTCTGGCGCGTCTGCATCGGCCACGACACATCCTCCGAGCGCGTCGACAGGACGCTGAAATGGTATCTGCTGGCAATGACGGCGCTGGCATGGCTTGCCGTCCTCTCCGGGGCCTACATCATCTATCCGTGGTATCGCGCCGCGGCTCCGGCGGGGGTGCATGATCTTAGCCTCTATCCCCAGCTGCTCTTGAAAAGCAGCACCGCCACCGCCGGATGGCACTCGCTCGGCATGGAATGGAAGGAGCATGTTGCGTGGATCGCACCGATCGCCATCACCATGGCGACCGCCGTCTTCTTCCAGTACGGCCGTGAACTGCGCAGGCAGCCGTACCTGCGCACGGCGGTCCTGCTCTTTGCGGTTGCTGCATTTGTCTCGGCAGGCATCGCCGGCTTCTTCGGAGCCATGATCAACAAATATGCGCCGACCAATGGCGGCTCCATCATCACCCTGGTTCACCCTGAAGGAAAGTAATGCACTCGGAAGACAGCAACGCTTCACCATCGCTACGGCCCAATGGCGCGGGAGCCGCAGCCGTGCTCTCGGCCGGAGTCGGGGTCTTCGTGCTCGGCGTCCTGACCGTTGCAGGAGACAAATCGGCCGCCATCAAAGCCATGATGATCTTCTACAAACCTACCGGGGCGCTGTCCGGCGTCACGTCGCTGTCGATCGTTGCGTGGCTGCTATCCTGGCTGCTTCTCCACCTCAGATGGAAAGAGAGAGACCTGCCTTTGAAGGCAATCGCAACGGCGGCGTTTCTACTCCTCGCCCTCTCGCTGCTGCTGACCTTTCCACCCTTCATCGACGCGATCTGATCGATAAAGACTGAAGTCCTCTGGGTACGCGCGGGTGCCCGATACATGACTCCGTCTTATTGCGCGAAGCGCGAACCGCATCCGGGTACGCCAGGCCTTCAGAGCACTTTCCCTCGCAGGTGTCGTCTTCAGGGCCGAAGGCCCGTCACATAACAGCCTGGACCGGCAGGCCTGGGTACTGATTTGGAACCACCTGAACGCTGTAAGCGCGACACATGGTAATGCTTCCGGCGGCGGCACGAACGCGCCTTCTTTAGAATTGTCCACGTGACCCCGACATCAAGGTTTTCCCTGGCCTCCATCGCCGCCGCGCTTCTCATTGCCTTTGCCCTCCACGCGCAGGAGACTCCCGGCAACACCACGCTCCACGACCTCGCCCCG from Acidobacteriota bacterium includes:
- the rpmH gene encoding 50S ribosomal protein L34; protein product: MPKRTFQPNRRRRSKTHGFLSRMKTKAGAAVLSRRRAKGRHKIAVSAGYRD